A segment of the Buchnera aphidicola (Ceratoglyphina bambusae) genome:
TATCAATATTTTTTATTATCTAAAGGGAAAAAAAATTTTTGTGTTTTACAGTATGAACATATTATTAATTTATGTTAAAGCTTTTCCCACACCCACAAAAATTTTTTATATTATAATTTTTAAATTCAAAATTTTTATTTAATCCATTACTTACAAAATCTATCTCAGTATTTTTAAATATGTTTAAAAATTTTTTTGATATTAATATTTGTATTTTTTTATTTATAATTATTTTTTTTTTATTTTTTGTATAATCTTTAACATTTTCAATAAATTTCATTTTATATTTTAATCCAGCACAACCAGTTTTTTTTATATATATTTCTAAAATTTTAGAATTATATTTTTTTGTTAAAATTTCTATTTGTTTTATTGCATTTTTTGTAATTTTTATATTTTTGTATGTTTTTTTTTTCATATTTTGTATATTGATTTTATTTTTTTTTATAATAAATAAATAATTTTTAATTTTATTATATATTATAAGTTTTTACAAAAATATTTTACAGTATTTTATTTTATTTTTTTAATAATAATTATCTTGTTAAAAATACGTTTATATTATTAAAATTAAGTTTTAAAAGTTTTTCAAAAATATAATATTACATTATTAACATTTTAATTAAATTAAAATTTTAATATGATCTATTTATATAAAAAATAATTTAGTAATTTTTGAGGTATTATTTTTATGAAAAATTTAAAATTATTTATGTATTCTAAAAAAGAAATATTTTCTTTAATTTTTATTTTTTTAATGTCATTTTTAAGTTTTTTGGTAATAAAACCATTTATTTTTAGTTTTATTTGGTCGTGTATAATAGTAACATCTACATGGCCGATTATGTTAAAATTGCAAAAATATTTTTATGGTAAGCGTTATGTTGCTATAATTATAATGGTAATTTTTACTTTTTTGTTTATATTAGTTCCAATATTGTTATTTTTTAATATATTAATATATAATTTTAAATCTTTTATAATTTTTTTGTTTTCTAATAGTTTTAAGTTTCCTGAGCTTTCATATTTAAGAAATATTCC
Coding sequences within it:
- a CDS encoding HesB/IscA family protein, whose translation is MKKKTYKNIKITKNAIKQIEILTKKYNSKILEIYIKKTGCAGLKYKMKFIENVKDYTKNKKKIIINKKIQILISKKFLNIFKNTEIDFVSNGLNKNFEFKNYNIKNFCGCGKSFNIN